Proteins encoded within one genomic window of Streptomyces sp. NBC_01314:
- a CDS encoding acyl-CoA thioesterase, which yields MAEPFSVAVTVRGYETDVQGHLNQSVYLQYGEHARWSLLRAAGIRQADLMAKGIGPVALESTIRYRRELLAGDEVEVTCLFVWGEGKTFRVEQTVRRTDGTVAAEITGVGGLMDLKIRKLVADPREHFRALASDPTLFGL from the coding sequence ATGGCCGAGCCGTTTTCCGTCGCGGTGACCGTGCGCGGGTACGAGACCGACGTGCAGGGGCACCTGAACCAGAGCGTGTATCTCCAGTACGGAGAGCACGCCCGGTGGTCGCTGTTGCGGGCCGCCGGGATACGTCAGGCCGACCTGATGGCGAAGGGGATCGGGCCCGTGGCGCTGGAGTCGACGATCAGATACCGGCGGGAGCTGCTGGCCGGCGACGAGGTCGAGGTGACGTGTCTCTTCGTGTGGGGTGAGGGAAAGACGTTCCGCGTCGAGCAGACCGTACGCAGGACGGACGGCACCGTCGCGGCCGAGATCACCGGCGTGGGCGGGCTGATGGACCTGAAGATCCGCAAGCTGGTGGCCGACCCTCGTGAACACTTCCGGGCACTGGCCTCGGACCCCACACTGTTCGGACTGTGA
- a CDS encoding heme peroxidase family protein: protein MVHRHHRETYYVVNEGRILEFEKGDAVARVPSAIEQQMAFRFSRFGEKGVQLDEALRGKLAEAMTTGTGGTDPDSGEPGTSIPAGFTYLGQFVDHDLTLDRTQVGLGEPVPVEDLVQGRSPALDLDSLYGLGPHHAGSARFYESDGRLKMGTTLGVGFPPESSSNIDHEGFDLPRAGEAAGGTRADKRAPLIPDARNDENLAVGQLHLAFIRFHNRVVDLLAERGVPEHRLFQAARDIVVKHYQWVLRTDFLPRIVDPDIVERVFTRGRRHFERPGYTRPGDLPTMPIEFSVAAYRLGHSMVRGAYQWNSVFRAGGPGPIASLGLLFRFSGTAGNLTPGPNDLSDLDDPNAGENLRLPSNWIVDFRRLFDFGEIGRDDLVVPESEFNVAKRLDTLLVDPLATLPTGTFGGRGRPAPPPIQRNLAFRNLTRAAMVELATGPQLAAQMGFKPLTEDQILRGNGGAVLEGLSDTERAQVVEHTPLWFYVLREAEVNEARPGSLTGVGGTLVAEVFHRAIEGSRRSIVKHPGWRPTLPSHRKGRFTMTDLLLFAFENDPELLNPLG, encoded by the coding sequence ATGGTGCATCGACACCATCGCGAGACCTACTACGTCGTCAACGAGGGCCGGATCCTGGAGTTCGAGAAGGGGGACGCGGTCGCGCGCGTACCGAGCGCGATCGAACAGCAGATGGCCTTCCGCTTCTCCCGGTTCGGGGAGAAGGGAGTCCAGCTCGACGAGGCGCTGCGCGGCAAGCTGGCCGAGGCCATGACCACCGGCACGGGCGGCACCGACCCCGACTCGGGAGAGCCGGGGACATCGATCCCGGCGGGCTTCACGTACCTCGGGCAGTTCGTCGACCACGACCTGACCCTGGACCGCACCCAGGTGGGGCTGGGTGAACCCGTCCCGGTCGAGGATCTGGTGCAGGGCCGCAGCCCCGCCCTCGACCTGGACTCGCTCTACGGTCTGGGCCCGCACCACGCCGGCAGCGCCCGCTTCTACGAGTCCGACGGCCGCCTCAAAATGGGCACCACGCTCGGGGTGGGCTTCCCGCCCGAGTCGTCGTCCAACATCGACCACGAGGGCTTCGACCTGCCGAGGGCCGGCGAGGCGGCCGGCGGCACCCGGGCGGACAAGCGCGCCCCGCTCATCCCGGACGCGCGCAACGACGAGAACCTGGCCGTCGGCCAGCTCCACCTGGCGTTCATCCGCTTCCACAACCGCGTCGTCGACCTCCTCGCCGAGCGCGGAGTGCCCGAGCACCGGCTGTTCCAGGCGGCTCGGGACATCGTCGTGAAGCACTACCAGTGGGTGCTGCGCACCGACTTCCTGCCGCGCATCGTCGACCCGGACATCGTCGAGCGCGTCTTCACCCGAGGGCGCAGGCACTTCGAGCGGCCCGGGTACACCCGCCCCGGCGACCTGCCGACGATGCCCATCGAGTTCTCGGTCGCCGCCTACCGGCTCGGCCACAGCATGGTGCGCGGGGCCTACCAGTGGAACAGCGTGTTCCGTGCGGGCGGACCCGGCCCGATCGCCTCGCTCGGCCTGCTGTTCCGGTTCAGCGGCACGGCGGGCAACCTCACGCCGGGCCCGAACGACCTGAGCGACCTCGACGACCCGAACGCGGGGGAGAACCTGCGGCTGCCGAGCAACTGGATCGTCGACTTCCGCCGGCTGTTCGACTTCGGCGAGATCGGCCGGGACGACCTGGTCGTGCCCGAGAGCGAGTTCAACGTGGCCAAGCGCCTCGACACGCTCCTCGTCGACCCGCTGGCCACGCTGCCCACCGGCACCTTCGGCGGTCGTGGCCGCCCGGCCCCGCCGCCGATCCAGCGCAACCTCGCGTTCCGCAACCTCACGCGGGCCGCGATGGTCGAGCTGGCCACCGGGCCGCAACTGGCCGCCCAGATGGGCTTCAAGCCGCTGACGGAGGACCAGATCCTGCGGGGCAACGGCGGCGCCGTCCTGGAAGGCCTCTCCGACACCGAGCGTGCCCAGGTCGTGGAGCACACCCCGCTGTGGTTCTACGTCCTGCGCGAGGCCGAGGTGAACGAAGCCCGCCCCGGCAGCCTCACCGGCGTCGGCGGCACCCTCGTCGCCGAGGTCTTCCACCGCGCGATCGAGGGCAGCCGGAGGTCGATCGTGAAGCATCCGGGCTGGCGTCCGACCCTCCCGTCCCACCGGAAGGGCAGGTTCACGATGACGGACCTGCTGCTCTTCGCCTTCGAGAACGACCCGGAGCTGCTCAACCCGCTGGGCTGA
- a CDS encoding alpha-N-acetylglucosaminidase, translating into MPLARRALLAALAAGPMVAACTSARAIPSDDAPRTDRAPRTASPAARRLLPDHWRQITFTEGLERDTFRVSGSTGRITVAGDTPATQLTGLNWYLRHIAYAEINWAGEQTNLLPRDLPGLSAEVSRRANVTHRFALNDTNDGYTGAYLDWAYWERELDVLALHGYNEVLVYTGADALYHRVFQEFGYGEEELREWVPGPAHQPWWLLQNLSAFPSPLSARLLDARAVLGRRIADRARELGMTPVLPGYFGTVPAGFAERVPGARTVPQGEWMGFARPDWLDPRTDEFARVAAAFYRVQDEMFGPSTLYKMDLLHEGGDPGDVPVADAAKGVERALQRSRPGATWVILGWQHNPPRAIVDAVDKQHMLVVDGLSDRFPTVTDREADWGDTPYAFGSIWNFGGHTALGANTPDWAALYEKWRTKDGSRLHGIALMPEAADNNPAAFALFSELAWREGELNLKSWFAEWAHARYGARDPHAEAAWDILRRTAYGTTRADSWSEGADGLFGARPALNVVRAGRWSPKQLRYSAADFEPSLGELLKVRAELRVSSAYRRDLLDVARQALSNRSRVMLPQIKAAYDAGDKARFDRSSRDWLSLMDLLDELVATDSRHLLGRWVADARSWGATAAEREELAYDNLSLLTVWGTREGADAGLRDYANREWAGLVGGLYRLRWSTYFEELRAALAAGRAPKKIDWFALEDRWARNPGPLATEPTGDTYTVATQVRDRLTALS; encoded by the coding sequence ATGCCGCTCGCCCGACGTGCCCTGCTCGCCGCCCTCGCCGCCGGTCCCATGGTCGCCGCCTGCACCTCGGCCCGCGCGATCCCCTCGGACGACGCGCCCCGCACCGACAGGGCGCCGCGTACGGCTTCGCCGGCGGCCCGGCGGCTGCTGCCGGACCACTGGCGGCAGATCACGTTCACGGAAGGGCTGGAACGGGACACGTTCCGGGTGTCGGGGAGCACGGGGCGCATCACCGTCGCAGGTGACACGCCGGCCACCCAACTCACCGGACTGAACTGGTACTTGCGGCATATCGCGTACGCCGAGATCAACTGGGCGGGCGAACAGACGAACCTCCTGCCCCGCGACCTGCCCGGCCTCAGCGCGGAGGTCAGCCGCCGCGCGAACGTCACCCACCGTTTCGCCCTTAACGACACCAACGACGGCTACACGGGCGCGTACCTCGACTGGGCGTACTGGGAGCGCGAGCTGGACGTGCTGGCGCTGCACGGCTACAACGAGGTCCTCGTCTACACGGGCGCGGACGCGCTGTACCACCGGGTGTTCCAGGAGTTCGGGTACGGGGAGGAGGAGCTGCGGGAGTGGGTGCCGGGCCCGGCCCACCAGCCGTGGTGGCTGCTGCAGAACCTGTCCGCCTTCCCCTCCCCGCTCTCCGCCCGGCTCCTGGACGCGCGGGCCGTCCTCGGCCGTCGGATCGCCGACCGGGCGCGTGAACTGGGGATGACACCGGTGCTCCCCGGCTACTTCGGGACCGTCCCGGCCGGTTTCGCGGAGCGCGTGCCGGGTGCGCGGACCGTCCCGCAGGGCGAGTGGATGGGCTTCGCGCGCCCCGACTGGCTGGACCCGCGCACGGACGAGTTCGCACGGGTGGCCGCCGCCTTCTACCGGGTGCAGGACGAGATGTTCGGCCCGTCGACCCTGTACAAGATGGACCTGCTGCACGAGGGCGGCGACCCGGGTGACGTGCCCGTCGCAGACGCGGCGAAGGGCGTCGAGCGGGCGCTCCAGCGGTCCCGCCCGGGGGCCACCTGGGTGATTCTCGGCTGGCAGCACAACCCGCCGCGCGCGATCGTCGACGCCGTCGACAAGCAGCACATGCTCGTCGTCGACGGCCTCTCCGACCGGTTCCCCACGGTCACCGACCGTGAGGCCGACTGGGGCGACACCCCGTACGCCTTCGGGTCGATCTGGAACTTCGGCGGCCACACCGCGCTCGGCGCGAACACCCCCGACTGGGCCGCGCTGTACGAGAAGTGGCGCACCAAGGACGGCAGCAGGCTGCACGGGATCGCCCTGATGCCGGAGGCGGCGGACAACAACCCTGCCGCCTTCGCCCTCTTCTCCGAACTCGCCTGGCGAGAGGGCGAGTTGAACCTCAAGTCCTGGTTCGCCGAGTGGGCGCACGCCCGGTACGGGGCCCGTGATCCGCATGCCGAGGCCGCCTGGGACATCCTGCGCCGCACCGCGTACGGCACCACCCGCGCCGACTCGTGGAGCGAGGGCGCCGACGGCCTGTTCGGCGCCCGTCCGGCTCTGAACGTCGTACGGGCCGGCCGCTGGTCACCCAAGCAACTCCGCTACAGCGCGGCCGACTTCGAGCCCTCACTCGGCGAACTGCTCAAGGTGAGAGCCGAGTTGCGGGTCTCGTCGGCGTACCGTCGCGACCTCCTCGACGTGGCCCGCCAGGCCCTCTCCAACCGCAGCCGGGTCATGCTGCCGCAGATCAAGGCCGCGTACGACGCCGGCGACAAGGCCCGCTTCGACAGGTCGAGCCGTGACTGGCTCTCCCTCATGGACCTGTTGGACGAGCTGGTGGCCACCGACTCCCGCCATCTGCTGGGGCGTTGGGTCGCCGACGCCCGTTCCTGGGGTGCGACTGCCGCCGAGCGGGAGGAGTTGGCGTACGACAACCTGTCGCTGCTGACCGTGTGGGGGACGCGGGAGGGTGCGGACGCCGGGCTGCGGGACTACGCCAACCGGGAGTGGGCGGGGCTGGTCGGCGGGCTGTACCGGCTGCGCTGGTCGACGTACTTCGAGGAGCTGCGGGCCGCGCTGGCGGCGGGCCGGGCGCCGAAGAAGATCGACTGGTTCGCCCTGGAGGACCGCTGGGCGCGGAACCCGGGGCCGCTCGCGACAGAGCCGACCGGGGACACATACACGGTCGCCACACAGGTCCGGGACCGGCTCACAGCGCTCTCCTGA
- a CDS encoding 8-oxoguanine deaminase — protein sequence MAATQRIVIENAAIATVDAKDTEYASGYVVVADNVIESVGEGRAPEGLTDVVRRIDASGHLVTPGLVNTHHHFYQWITRGLATDHNLFDWLVALYPTWARIDESMTYAAAQGSLAMMARGGVTTAMDHHYVFPKGSGDLSGSIIRAARETGVRFTLARGSMDRSEKDGGLPPDFAVETLEGALAATEATVAQYHDSSFGAMTQIAVAPCSPFSVSTELLREGAELARRLGVRLHTHGSETVEEEKFCHELFGMGPTDYFESTGWLGEDVWMAHCVHMNDSDIDAFARTRTGVAHCPSSNARLAAGIARVPDMLAAGVPVGLGVDGTASNESGELHTELRNALLVNRLGAHREAALNARQALRLGTYGGAQVLGRAAEIGSLERGKLADLVLWKLDTLAHASIADPVTALVLGAAAPVTASFVNGRQIVENGRLLHVDEDAIARSTRAEAQRLARIAAEA from the coding sequence ATGGCAGCAACCCAGCGCATCGTCATCGAGAACGCGGCGATCGCGACCGTGGACGCGAAGGACACCGAGTACGCGTCCGGTTATGTGGTCGTGGCGGACAACGTCATCGAGTCGGTGGGCGAGGGCCGGGCCCCCGAGGGCCTGACGGACGTCGTACGCCGGATCGACGCGAGCGGGCACCTCGTGACCCCCGGTCTGGTCAACACGCACCACCACTTCTACCAGTGGATCACCCGGGGCCTGGCCACGGACCACAACCTCTTCGACTGGCTCGTCGCGCTCTACCCGACCTGGGCGCGCATCGACGAGAGCATGACGTACGCGGCGGCCCAGGGTTCGCTCGCCATGATGGCCCGCGGCGGTGTGACGACCGCGATGGACCACCACTACGTCTTCCCGAAGGGCTCCGGCGATCTGTCGGGCTCCATCATCCGGGCGGCGCGCGAGACGGGCGTCCGCTTCACGCTCGCCCGTGGCTCCATGGACCGCAGCGAGAAGGACGGCGGCCTGCCCCCGGACTTCGCCGTCGAGACGCTGGAGGGCGCGCTCGCCGCCACCGAGGCGACGGTCGCGCAGTATCACGACTCCTCCTTCGGCGCGATGACCCAGATCGCCGTCGCCCCCTGCTCGCCCTTCTCGGTCTCCACCGAACTGCTGCGTGAGGGCGCCGAGTTGGCGCGACGCCTCGGCGTACGGCTGCACACCCACGGCTCGGAGACCGTCGAGGAGGAGAAGTTCTGCCACGAACTGTTCGGCATGGGCCCGACCGACTACTTCGAGTCGACGGGCTGGCTCGGCGAGGACGTGTGGATGGCTCACTGCGTCCACATGAACGACTCCGACATCGACGCCTTCGCCCGTACGAGGACGGGGGTCGCCCACTGCCCGTCGTCCAACGCCCGGCTGGCCGCGGGGATCGCCCGCGTCCCGGACATGCTGGCGGCCGGCGTCCCGGTCGGCCTCGGCGTCGACGGCACCGCGTCCAACGAGTCCGGCGAACTCCACACCGAGCTGCGCAACGCTCTCCTCGTCAACCGGCTCGGCGCCCACCGCGAAGCGGCCCTCAACGCCCGCCAGGCACTGCGCCTCGGCACCTACGGTGGCGCCCAGGTCCTGGGCCGGGCGGCCGAGATCGGCTCGCTGGAGCGGGGCAAGCTCGCCGACCTCGTCCTCTGGAAGCTGGACACCCTCGCCCACGCGTCGATCGCCGACCCGGTGACCGCCCTGGTCCTCGGCGCTGCGGCCCCGGTGACGGCTTCGTTCGTGAACGGCCGGCAGATCGTGGAGAACGGCCGCCTGCTGCACGTCGACGAGGACGCGATCGCCCGCTCGACGAGGGCAGAGGCCCAGCGGCTGGCACGGATCGCCGCCGAGGCGTGA
- the pucL gene encoding factor-independent urate hydroxylase produces MPILGPNQYGKAENRVVKITRDGATHHIKDLNVSVSLSGDMAEVHLSGSNANVLPTDTTKNTVYAFAKEHGIESAEQFGIHLARHFVTSQPAIHRARIRIEEYSWERIEHGNEGAHSFVRKGQETRLTQVTYDGSSWEVVSGLKDLTVMNSTDSEFWGYVKDKYTTLPEAHDRVLATEVSARWRFNWTDDERDMPDWEASYGQVKQHMLQAFAETYSLSLQQTLYQMGARIIDNRDEIDEVRFSLPNKHHFLVDLTPFGLENDTADGAVYFAADRPYGLIEATVLRDGCEAKIPADLTNL; encoded by the coding sequence ATGCCCATCCTGGGACCGAACCAGTACGGCAAAGCCGAGAACCGGGTCGTCAAGATCACGCGGGACGGCGCCACCCACCACATCAAGGACCTGAACGTGTCCGTGTCGCTCTCCGGCGACATGGCCGAGGTCCACCTGTCGGGCTCGAACGCGAACGTCCTGCCGACGGACACCACCAAGAACACGGTGTACGCGTTCGCCAAGGAGCACGGCATCGAGTCCGCCGAGCAGTTCGGCATCCACCTGGCCCGGCACTTCGTGACCTCGCAGCCGGCCATCCACCGGGCCCGTATCCGCATCGAGGAGTACTCCTGGGAGCGCATCGAGCACGGCAACGAGGGCGCGCACTCCTTCGTCCGCAAGGGCCAGGAGACCCGGCTGACCCAGGTCACGTACGACGGCTCGTCGTGGGAGGTCGTCTCCGGGCTCAAGGACCTCACGGTCATGAACTCGACCGACTCCGAGTTCTGGGGCTACGTCAAGGACAAGTACACGACCCTCCCGGAGGCGCACGACCGCGTCCTCGCCACCGAGGTCTCCGCCCGCTGGCGCTTCAACTGGACCGACGACGAGCGGGACATGCCCGACTGGGAGGCGTCCTACGGGCAGGTGAAGCAGCACATGCTCCAGGCTTTCGCGGAGACGTACTCGCTCTCGCTCCAGCAGACCCTGTACCAGATGGGCGCGCGCATCATCGACAACCGCGACGAGATCGACGAGGTCCGTTTCTCCCTCCCGAACAAGCACCACTTCCTGGTCGACCTGACTCCGTTCGGCCTCGAGAACGACACCGCCGACGGAGCTGTGTACTTCGCCGCCGACCGGCCCTACGGCCTCATCGAGGCCACCGTCCTGCGGGACGGGTGCGAAGCGAAGATCCCGGCGGACCTCACCAACCTCTGA
- the uraH gene encoding hydroxyisourate hydrolase yields MSTATTASVSTHILDTSVGRPAEGVAVHLAARSGRAADWQALGGSATDTDGRCKDLPALPEGTTHVRLDFEVEPYLAQTVNKQADAQQDAPANRDSGAVFFPEVAITFAVNPGEHYHVPLLLNPFGYSVYRGS; encoded by the coding sequence ATGAGCACCGCCACGACTGCCTCCGTGTCCACACACATCCTGGACACCTCCGTCGGCCGCCCCGCCGAGGGCGTCGCCGTCCACCTCGCCGCCCGCTCGGGTCGCGCCGCGGACTGGCAGGCGCTCGGCGGCTCGGCGACCGACACCGACGGCCGGTGCAAGGACCTCCCGGCGCTGCCGGAGGGCACGACCCACGTACGGCTCGACTTCGAGGTCGAGCCGTACCTCGCACAGACCGTGAACAAGCAAGCCGATGCGCAGCAGGACGCCCCCGCGAATCGGGACAGCGGTGCCGTGTTCTTCCCGGAAGTGGCGATCACCTTCGCCGTGAACCCCGGCGAGCACTACCACGTACCGCTGCTGCTCAACCCGTTCGGCTACTCCGTATACCGAGGGAGCTAG
- the uraD gene encoding 2-oxo-4-hydroxy-4-carboxy-5-ureidoimidazoline decarboxylase, whose translation MTSRSSTPGLARFNSLEEHAAAAALHEACASAEWGHRLIAGRPYDTVEELFAASDAAMAELTEGDLTEAMAGHPPIGRPKPGDPTSAREQRGMAGTSDQLKAEMLELNLAYQEKFGHVFLICATGRTGEQMRDAVRERIGNAPEREREIVRTELGKINRIRLARLVEVEEEARS comes from the coding sequence GTGACTTCGCGTTCTTCGACACCGGGCCTCGCCCGCTTCAACTCCCTGGAGGAGCACGCGGCCGCCGCGGCGCTCCACGAGGCGTGCGCCTCGGCCGAATGGGGGCACAGGCTCATCGCCGGCCGCCCGTACGACACCGTCGAGGAGCTCTTCGCCGCCAGTGACGCCGCCATGGCCGAGCTGACCGAAGGGGACCTGACGGAGGCCATGGCCGGACACCCGCCGATCGGCCGCCCGAAGCCGGGCGACCCGACCTCGGCCCGTGAGCAGCGCGGGATGGCCGGCACCTCCGACCAGCTCAAGGCGGAGATGCTCGAACTGAATCTGGCCTACCAGGAGAAGTTCGGCCATGTCTTCCTGATCTGCGCCACCGGCCGGACCGGCGAGCAGATGCGCGACGCGGTCAGGGAGCGGATCGGCAACGCGCCGGAGCGGGAACGCGAGATCGTCCGCACCGAACTGGGCAAGATCAACCGCATCCGCCTGGCCCGGCTCGTCGAAGTGGAAGAGGAAGCCCGATCATGA
- a CDS encoding helix-turn-helix domain-containing protein: MTGAGDEPFVAAVKPLVDAMGGVMLPPDEAGPDDVVLSWEGADVVAVRLPQLAESLDHILAAMERRKGRPLADLDRKAKQEVVRILEARGAFSVRHGVETVASALGVSRFTVYNYLNREKGA, encoded by the coding sequence GTGACCGGCGCCGGCGACGAGCCCTTCGTCGCGGCCGTGAAGCCACTGGTCGACGCCATGGGCGGGGTCATGCTGCCGCCGGACGAGGCCGGCCCCGACGATGTCGTCCTCTCCTGGGAGGGCGCCGACGTCGTCGCCGTGCGCCTGCCGCAGCTCGCCGAGTCGCTGGACCACATCCTGGCCGCGATGGAACGCCGGAAGGGCAGGCCGCTGGCGGACCTCGACCGCAAGGCCAAGCAGGAGGTCGTACGGATACTGGAGGCGCGCGGCGCCTTCTCCGTGCGCCATGGTGTGGAGACCGTCGCGAGCGCGCTCGGCGTCAGCCGTTTCACCGTCTACAACTACCTCAACCGCGAGAAGGGGGCTTGA